GACTTCGCGCGCCATCGCATTGACCGTGAGGTCGCGCCGCGCGAGGTCTTCTTCGAGCGTCACATCGGGCGCATAGAAAAACTGGAAGCCGTGATAGCCCGCCGACGTTTTGCGTTCGGTCCGCGCAAGCGCGTATTCCTCATGCGTGTCGGGATGCAGAAAAACCGGGAAGTCCTTGCCGACCGGGCGAAAGCCCTTTGCAACCATCTGCTCGGGCGTAGCGCCGACCACGACGTAGTCGCGGTCCTGCACGGGCATCCCGAGCAGTTCATCGCGGATCGCACCGCCTACTGCGTAGATATTCATGCGCAGGTGTCTTGATAGGGGATGCGATGTGTCTCTTGCAATGCGTCGTCGATCCACGCCTTGACCGCGGGCTGTGCCGTCACGCGGCGCGAATAGGCGAGCGCCGCTTCCGACAGCTTCGGTTGCCACGTATTGAAGCGCATCACGACGGGCGCATACATCGCATCGGCGATCGTGAATTCGCCGAACAGGAACGGACCGCCATACGCTTCGAGACACTCGTTCCAGATCGCGTCGATACGCGCGATGTCGGCCAGTGCTTCGGGCGTTGCGCCCTTGCCCGGAAACGACGCGCGAATGTTCATCCACATGTTGTTGCGCAGCGCGCCGAAGCCGGAATGCATCTCGGCGCTGACGCTGCGCGCGTGGCCGCGCGCGATTGCATCGCGCGGCCACATCGCGTGTTGCGGATAGCGTTCGGCGAGCGTCTCGCAGATTGCGAGCGAATCCCAGACGGTGACGCCGTCGTTGGCAATCAGGCACGGCACTTTGCCCGAAGGCGAATGCTCGAGGATCGACGCTTTCGACTCTGCCTCATTGAGCAGAACCATCACCTCTTCAAATGCAATGCCGAAGTGTTTGAGCACGAGCCACGGCCGCATCGACCACGACGAATAGTTCTTGTCACCGATAACGAGTTTCATGCTTCGCCAGAAAGTGGATTGAACGATAAAAAGTTTAGCGGCCGGCGTTCGCGCGGAACGCATTGAAGCGCGAGCGGAACGACGAACCCGTCAGATACACGGGCGCGATCGTTTCGATGCTGGCCGGTTCGATATCGAGCTCCGGCGCGAGCGGCGCGTTCAACACAGCATCGATTTTCATCGAATCGAGATTGTCGCGCGAAATCACGGGTTCGCCGGGCGCCAGCTCAAACGACAGCGCCTGCAAGCGCGCCAGCGCATCCGGCAAGCGGATGATGCGCGCGTGCTTGCCGATCACGTCGCCGCAGTACTCGACGAGCGCTTCGAGCGTGTACACCGACGGCCCGCCAAGCTCGTAGGTGCGGCCCGTCGATGCATCGAGATCCAGCACGTTGACGATCGCCTTCGCAACATCGCCGACAAAGACCGGCTGAAAGCGGGCGTTGGGTTTCGCGAGCGGAATGACGGGGAACATGCGCTGCAGGAACGCGAACTTGTTGAGGAACTCGTCCTCTGGGCCGAACACGACCGACGGGCGAAAGATGGTCGATGCAAGCATCGATGAAGCATGCACCGCGCGCTCGCCGTCGCCCTTCGAGCGCAGATACATGCTCGGCCCGCGCGGGTCGGCGCCGATTGCGCTCACGTGGATCAGCCTGTGCACGCCCTTGCCTTCGCACGCGGAAACGATCTTCGTTGGCAGTTCGACATGGGCTTTTGCGAACTCGGGCCCATATGGGTCGCCGCGATGGCCATGCAATACGCCGACGAGATTGACGACGGCATCCGCGCCCTCGACGAAGCGCGCGAGCTGAATGGGATCGAACACATCCGTTTCGATCACATCGATGGGAAGCAGCGTGAGATGCCGCGCGTTATAGCGGCGGCGGGTGGCAATGCGTACCGTCTTGCCAAGTTCGACGAGCGCGTTGACGAGATGACTGCCGATAAACCCGGAACCGCCGACGATTGCGATGGTTTGATGTCGCATTTTTCGACTCCCTGATGGAAGCCGCGGCAACGGCTGAGGTCGTGCTCCGCCGCGTGCGTGACGTGTCACGCGGCGGCGGCATGGCGCATCGTTACTGCAACGGCTGGATATAACCCAGACGCGCCTTCAGCGATTGCGGACGGCCTTCGAACAACGCTGCATAGTAGACCGTGTTGGACAGCACGTTCTTCACGTAGTCACGCGTTTCCTGGAACGGAATGGCTTCCGCGAAAATCGCGCCTTCGACACCGCGCGGCAACGTTGAGCGCCAGTTGCGCGGACGGCCCGGACCTGCGTTGTAACCTGCCGTGGCGAGCACGGCGGACCCGTCGAACTCATTGTAGATCATCGACAGATAGTTCGTGCCGAGCAGGATATTGGTGTTGATGTCGTTCATCTGCGCGCGCGAAATCGTGCCGAGACCGATCTTCTTCGCCACCAGTTGCGCGGTGCCCGGCATCAGCTGCATCAGGCCGCTCGCGCCGACTTCCGAGCGTGCGTTCATGATGAAGCGCGACTCCTGACGGATCAGGCCATACGCCCATTCGACGTCGAGCCCGTTCGACTGCGCGTCGCGCTCGACGATATCGCGGAACGGCGACAGGTAGCGCAGCGAAAAGTCATGCTCGGTCTTTGTACGATCGGCCGTGTTCACGGCGCGGTCATACAGTTCGATACGGCGCGCGTATTCGGCGGTGGCGATCAGCTGGCGGTCCGTCATGCTGCGCAGCGGCCAGTTCCATTCGCGGTTGCCTTCCAGACGCAGGTTCAGCTGATAGAACTTCTGCGCAAGCGCAAAGCCCGGCGTGTTACCCGCCTGC
The DNA window shown above is from Paraburkholderia sp. PGU19 and carries:
- a CDS encoding glutathione S-transferase family protein; translation: MKLVIGDKNYSSWSMRPWLVLKHFGIAFEEVMVLLNEAESKASILEHSPSGKVPCLIANDGVTVWDSLAICETLAERYPQHAMWPRDAIARGHARSVSAEMHSGFGALRNNMWMNIRASFPGKGATPEALADIARIDAIWNECLEAYGGPFLFGEFTIADAMYAPVVMRFNTWQPKLSEAALAYSRRVTAQPAVKAWIDDALQETHRIPYQDTCA
- a CDS encoding complex I NDUFA9 subunit family protein, with product MRHQTIAIVGGSGFIGSHLVNALVELGKTVRIATRRRYNARHLTLLPIDVIETDVFDPIQLARFVEGADAVVNLVGVLHGHRGDPYGPEFAKAHVELPTKIVSACEGKGVHRLIHVSAIGADPRGPSMYLRSKGDGERAVHASSMLASTIFRPSVVFGPEDEFLNKFAFLQRMFPVIPLAKPNARFQPVFVGDVAKAIVNVLDLDASTGRTYELGGPSVYTLEALVEYCGDVIGKHARIIRLPDALARLQALSFELAPGEPVISRDNLDSMKIDAVLNAPLAPELDIEPASIETIAPVYLTGSSFRSRFNAFRANAGR